One Echeneis naucrates chromosome 16, fEcheNa1.1, whole genome shotgun sequence DNA window includes the following coding sequences:
- the LOC115056233 gene encoding glycine cleavage system H protein, mitochondrial — MAACGLFRCLSSNFSTVLPLLTRSAPLSPLWLASKPYLGRTLSSSSRLSAALKFTDKHEWIRVEDDGVGTVGISNFAQEALGDVVYCGLPEVGTQLAKQDEFGALESVKAASELYSPLTGEVVEVNTRLAENPGLVNKSCYKDGWLMKMTIANPSELDVLMDEAAYERYIRSIED; from the exons ATGGCTGCCTGTGGGCTGTTCCGCTGCTTGTCTTCTAACTTTTCTACAGTTTTGCCTTTACTTACCCGCTCGGCGCCGCTTTCTCCGTTGTGGCTGGCATCGAAACCTTATTTAGGAAGAACACTATCCTCTTCTAGCCGGTTATCAGCAG CACTTAAATTCACAGACAAGCACGAATGGATTCGAGTGGAAGACGATGGCGTTGGGACTGTCGGTATCAGCAACTTCGCTCAA GAGGCGCTAGGGGATGTAGTTTACTGTGGACTGCCGGAGGTGGGCACACAGCTGGCTAAACAAG ATGAGTTTGGAGCTCTAGAAAGCGTAAAGGCAGCCAGTGAGCTATATTCCCCCTTGACTGGAGAAGTTGTAGAGGTCAATACACGACTGGCAGAAAACCCTGGTCTGGTCAACAAATCCTGCTACAAAGATG GTTGGCTGATGAAGATGACGATTGCAAACCCTTCTGAGCTTGATGTTCTGATGGACGAAGCAGCCTATGAACGATACATTCGCTCCATTGAGGACTAG